Proteins from a genomic interval of Zingiber officinale cultivar Zhangliang chromosome 2A, Zo_v1.1, whole genome shotgun sequence:
- the LOC122043539 gene encoding uncharacterized protein LOC122043539 has product MSTSIAVFEIFPDMYAPNPSFGRILQELCIPECSLRQQIMSELHNERHFGCDKTLTLISVNFYWPKLTNNACALLYLFLKLLGSMSASCRKTMDATRIVHLYFKEIMRLHGIPRSMTSDQDIPNSSITSGRAYGGHGGHS; this is encoded by the exons atgaGTACTAGCATTGCGGTCTTTGAGATTTTTCCAGATATGTATGCACCTAACCCATCATTCGGAAGGATATTGCAGGAG TTGTGCATTCCAGAATGCTCTCTAAGGCAGCAAATTATGAGCGAGCTTCATAATGAGAGGCATTTTGGATGTGATAAGACATTGACTCTCATCTCCGTCAATTTCTATTGGCCTAAGTTGACCAACAAT GCTTGTGCACTCCTCTACCTGTTCCTAAAGCTCCTTGGCTCGATGTCAGCAT CTTGTAGGAAGACTATGGATGCTACTCGGATTGTCCATCTTTACTTCAAAGAGATCATGCGTTTACATGGCATTCCTCGGTCCATGACTTCAGATCAAGATATACCAAATTCATCAATCACTTCTGGAAGGGCTTACGGGGGACATGGGGGACACAGTTAA
- the LOC122044403 gene encoding transcription factor WRKY19-like has translation MKTNASAAALLAELSQAKELLKELELNLHCLDLCKALTPRIASCIHNSILMAESFEANNGHDRPPCSSLALRRRTLTPKRRKSLYSWRCQVRVGSVAGGVKGQGEDDGFTWRKYGQKEILGAKYPRAYFRCAHRASHGCPAKKQVQRSDDDPSVYDVTYHGDHTCLEQHDQEQSAAALKVEGEEEYFVGQVAPSFGPMEEQFFSSSPYQFGGFHGAESSSIPMEFDGDGEIEPVSIWAEVEWMS, from the exons ATGAAGACCAATGCCAGCGCTGCTGCTCTGCTCGCCGAGCTCAGCCAAGCCAAGGAGCTGCTCAAGGAGCTGGAGTTAAATCTGCATTGCCTTGACCTCTGCAAGGCTCTAACTCCCAGGATCGCTTCCTGCATCCACAACTCAATTCTCATGGCGGAATCCTTCGAAGCCAACAACGGCCACGATAGGCCTCCGTGCTCCTCGCTAGCCCTGCGACGTCGTACCTTGACGCCCAAAAGAAG GAAATCTCTGTACTCGTGGAGGTGCCAAGTGAGGGTGGGCTCGGTGGCCGGCGGAGTGAAAGGCCAGGGGGAGGACGACGGCTTCACCTGGAGGAAGTACGGCCAGAAAGAGATTCTCGGAGCTAAATATCCAAG GGCCTATTTCCGGTGCGCTCATCGGGCCTCGCACGGATGCCCCGCGAAGAAGCAGGTGCAGCGATCGGACGACGACCCCTCGGTCTACGACGTCACCTACCATGGGGACCACACTTGCCTCGAGCAGCACGATCAGGAACAGAGTGCGGCGGCGCTGAAAGTTGAAGGAGAGGAGGAGTACTTTGTGGGGCAGGTTGCGCCTTCCTTTGGGCCCATGGAGGAGCAGTTTTTCTCTTCTTCGCCGTACCAGTTTGGTGGCTTTCATGGAGCAGAGAGCAGTTCGATTCCAATGGAGTTTGACGGAGACGGGGAGATCGAGCCTGTCAGCATCTGGGCAGAAGTGGAATGGATGTCATAG